The DNA region AAAGCTGAATTGCTACAAGCAGTCGGTCGAAATGGCAGAGGACCTCAGCAAAGAGGTTGCCAAGTGGCCGCGAGGTTTCGGCTATCTCTCAGATCAGCTCAACCGAGCGATGGCCTCGATCACGCTCAACATCGCCGAGGGCAACGCAAAGTTTAGCCCAGCTGAGCGCCGCCGCTTCTTCAAGATCGCCCGGGCCAGCACCGCCGAGGTCGGGGCCTGTCTTGATCTCATGCGCGCCTTCAGGCTGCTTACGCCGGTTGAAGCAGTCGCCCTCAAATCGCGCCTGGACGCTATCAGCAAGATGCTCTGGGGGTTGATGAAGCGATGAATAATCGCTTCATCATCGCATTATCATCGTCTTTCCATCGCCTTACCATCGCCTCACCATCGCAGTTCAACTGCGAGCTCAGATCACAGATCCAGATTGAGAGAACGGACCTGCCTGCCGCAGGCAGGTCGCTCGCAATGACAACTCTGAATGGCATCAGGACCTCTTGGCACCTGACTGCGCCATGTGGAGGCCGACCAGGCGCGCGACCATGATGGCGAGGTATACGGGCCCGGTCATCCCCTCGATCACGGTGAGCATCTTCGTGAGGGGAAGGGTGGGGACGATGTCGCCGAAGCCGATCGTGGCCATGGTCACATAGCTGAAGTAGAGGAAGTCGCGCAGGTGCTCTATGGAGCCTGCGCCCGCGCCCTCGAT from Pseudomonadota bacterium includes:
- a CDS encoding four helix bundle protein yields the protein KLNCYKQSVEMAEDLSKEVAKWPRGFGYLSDQLNRAMASITLNIAEGNAKFSPAERRRFFKIARASTAEVGACLDLMRAFRLLTPVEAVALKSRLDAISKMLWGLMKR